The sequence CAGCGACACACCTTGCTCGAATGTGTTGGGTAAGGTGATGGAATGTTGCTATTTGGTATTGTTTTTGTTTTGTGCGCGAATAGTGGCGAGGTGTGAAGAGAAGTTCAAGATGAAAAATGCTATTGATACAAAGTGTTGCAGCTAAACGATGATGACTTTCTCGCACTGCTAAGACAGGCCTAAGCCAAAAATTCGGGAGGTCGAGATAAAGCCTGCTCCTATATTTGTTTGCGCCATTTAAGCGCGTTGCACCTTTTTTAACCATGTCCTGCTTCAATCTTGTGCATTTGGATTGAGCTATAGATGAGAAAGCATTGGCTTTTACTTCGATGCTTTTTATTCAACATGCTGATTTATAAATTTTATTTGTTGTCATCTGGCTGACATAAATCTGTCTTCAAGCTGTTATTTTGGGCTGGCATGGTTACTGCCTATCTTAGGCTATGGATGAGCGGTTGCGGGAGCGACAAAAATATGGGGCTGGAGAAGTTGCTGTATTTGCGGGGCGTAGGAGCAGACTTTACCGACTGCTTCGGCCAGTACATTCGCATTCCCGAAGCTGACAGGCAAGGGATTTTGACCTGTATGTTACAGGATACTAATGAGCCGCATAACGAGGCTGAGTTGTCAGCGGTGAATCGGCTCACACAGAGTGCTATCGCAGCCCAAGTTTATCAATTAGACGCACAGCATTGGACCCAAGTATTACCGGCATTTCATTGGTGTTATGTCGATGAACCATGGGTGTGCTTATATTTACCTCAATCTTACCGTGGCGATCTGCTGCTGACGTTTAAATGTGAGCAAGGTGAGGTAATTGTCTTTAATGTGCCGTTTTCAGGCTTAAAGCCGATTGGGGATTATCGTATTGAGGAATCCGAGTTAGCGCGACATGGCGATAGCCCATTTGCCGACGAATGCCAGTTTATTCAATATCGTCTCGATCTTTTAGCGCATGAGTTTGATTGCTGCGATGTCTCTGAGCAAGACAAGCTCAGCGATGTGTCCTGCCTTGGGCTGGGTTACCACAAGCTCAGCGTCAGCTTGGGTGATACGACTTCTACTTTAGGGGATTGTACTTCAGGGATTCATCATGCCGAGCTAACAGCAAGGAAGGCGAATGAGTTCTATGGCCACTTTATGCTGGCACCGCGGACGGCTTATCAAGGCGTGATGAACAGCGTGGCGCAAAGAAAACGCCATAAACCTTGGGGCGTGAGTGTTCAGCTTTACAGTGTACGCAGTGATAACCAATGGGGGATCGGCGACTTTGGCGATCTAGAGCAACTCATCACCTTAGTTGCCGAATATGGCGCTGATTTTATTCAACTCAATCCATTACATGCCTTAGATATTGCCGTGCCGGAACAGCCTAGTCCTTATAGTCCCTGTGATCGGCGCCGGCTTAATCCTCTGTATATTCACTTGTCGAGCGTGCCTGAGTTTGAGCTCTTGGCTGAGGAATTTGCCGCCAATGAATGGCAAGAAGCCATTGCACTACTCAATACTGAAAATTGGCTCGATTATCCCAAGGTGAGTGAGCTTAAGTACCGCGCCTTTGCCCGTTTATACACAGTGTTTTGCGAAAGCCATTTACAGCAACGTACGCTAAGGGCGCAGCGTTTTCATGTTTTTGTCAAACAAGAGGGTGAGTCGCTACGGGAGTTTGCTCAGGCCGAATACTTACGTAGCCCTAGCGCCATTGCGCAGGATGAAAGTTTTTATCTTTATCTGCAGTTTGTGGCCGAAGAGCAACTGCAACTGTGCCAGCTTAAGGCAAAAGAAGCGGGCATGGGCATCGGGCTAATTCGCGATCTTGCAGTGGGTGCAGCCTTACAAGGTGTTGAGGTGCAAGCCAATTCACAACTGTTTTGTCTAAACGCTAGCATAGGCGCGCCGCCGGATCCCTTTGCGCCCCAAGGCCAAAATTGGGGCTTAACCCCCCTCGATCCTATTAAGTTAAAGCAAGATCGCTATCGCCATTTTATTGCGTTAATCCGCGCCAATATGACGTACTGTGGCGCACTGCGAATTGACCATGTGATGGGGCTGTTACGGCTCTGGTGGTGGCCTCTGGATAAACGTCTTGGGCAGGGCGCCTATGTCTATTACCCCGTTGAAACTTTGCTGGCGATACTCTGTCTTGAAAGTCAGCGCGCCCGCTGTGTGGTGATTGGCGAAGACTTAGGCCTAGTCCCGCCTGACATTATTCACCGCCTGTATCACGCCGGCGTTTACTCCAACGAACTGTTCTACTTCTGCAAGGATCATCAAGGCTTTAAGCCGCCGAGCCAATATAAGTTCCAAAGTTTGATGATGCTGGCAAACCACGATGTGCCCACCTTGGTCGCTTGGTGGACGGGCAGTGACTTGCACCTGAGGCGTCAACTCGACTTACTCACAACCGACGAGCAATTAGGTGAGGCATTGGCTGGACGTGAGCAGGAAAAACACCAGCTTGTGCACAGTTTAATCTCCCAAGGTTTATTGCCTGAGACAGATATTCAACAGATTGATCTTGAAGATTTATTAACCGCGTGGATGGCATTGGGTGCCTCAGGCAATAGTGCGCTTTACAGCGTGCAATGGTGCGATCTGCTGGCTGATCGCCATGCGGTCAATATCCCTGGCACTTGGCTCGAGTACCCCAATTGGCAGCGACGATTGCCGATCACGTTAAGGGATGCCGCGACCCAAAGCACTGTCGCACTGCGCTTGCAACGCATTGCTGCTGCGAGACATTTGCCGGAAATCGCTGCACAAACAGATAACACCTTTGACTAAAAATGGAAGCCAAATGATGACTCAAGCCCAGACTTACTTCTATGACGGTAGCGATGTCGCACTGCTTAATGGTCAATATACGGATGTGTTTTCCCTGCTTGGCATGCACAGCATCAACGAAGGTAAGGCCTTGGTGGTGCGCTGTTTTTTACGTAATGCCCAAAAGGTTGATGTGATAAGCCTTAAGGATGGCCGTAAAGTGGCGAGCCTTGAGCGCGTCAATGAGGCTGGACTCTTTGCGGGCACGCTTGGCAGGCGAATAAAGCCATTTTTGTATGCACTACGGGTGACTTACCCCCTTTGCGAGCTTGATATTATCGACCCCTATCAGTTTGGCTCCCTCCTTAATCGTGAGGATTTATACCTCTTCGGCGAGGGTAGTAGCGAGCAGGCCTATCGGTTTTTAGGCGCAAATTGGCGTCAAGTCGATAACGTTGAAGGCGTGCATTTTTGTGTTTGGGCCCCCAATGCTAAACGGGTTTCTGTGGTGGGTGATTTTAACCACTGGGACGATACTCGCCATGTGATGCGTCAACATGTTGCCAACGGTTTGTGGGAGATTTTTCTGCCAGGTGTCGTCGAAGGCTCGCACTATAAGTTTGATTTGGTTTATCAAAATGGCGAGCGTCACGCCAAATCCGATCCGATGGCGACTCAAATGGAATGCGCGCCGCACAATGCCTCCATAGTGCCGAAAAAACAGCAGCACCAGTGGGCTGATACGCAATGGATGGATAAACGCGCGGCCACGGCTTGGCACCGTGCGCCCATGTCTATCTACGAAGTGCAGCTTGGCTCATGGCGGCGAAAAGGCGAGTTTGGTGAGCAATATTTTGATTATCAAGACTTAATCGAGCAGTTGATTCCCTATGTTAAGGAACAAGGTTTTACCCATATTGAGTTGATGCCGGTGAGCGAATATCCCTTTGACGGTTCTTGGGGATATCAACCTGTTGGCTTGTATGCGCCGACCTATCGTTTTGGCGATGCTAATGGCTTTAAAGCATTTATCGATGCCTGCCATCAAGCTGAGATAGGTGTATTACTCGATTGGGTAGCGGCGCATTTCCCTAAGGATCCCCACGGTTTAGTGCGTTTTGATGGCACTTGTCTTTACGAGCATGAAGATCCACGTAAGGGGACGCATCCCGACTGGGACACGCTTATCTACAACTATGGCCGTGGTGAGGTGCGTAGTTTTCTGCTCAGTAATGCCTGCTATTGGTTGCGGGAGTTTCACCTCGATGGCCTAAGGCTTGATGCGGTGTCATCTATGTTGTATCTCGATTACAGCCGCGAGCCTGGGCAATGGCTGCCCAATGCCTATGGCGGACGGGAGAATTTAGAGGCGATAGATTTTTTGCAAATGCTGAATCAGCGTTTGTACCAAGCCATCCCCGGTATTTGCATGATTGCTGAAGAGTCCACCGCCTTTGCTGGGGTGACTAAACCGACGGACAGCTCTGGGCTTGGCTTTGGTTTTAAGTGGAATATGGGCTGGATGAACGACAGCCTAAGCTATTTGGGGCGCGATCCTATTTATCGGCAGTATCACCATAACCAGCTCACCTTTAGTTTGATGTATGCCTACTCCGAGCAATTTATGCTGTCGATAAGCCATGATGAAGTGGTGCACGGCAAGGGTTCTTTGCTGCATAAAATCCCCGGCGATGATTGGCAAAAGTTCGCTACGCTCAGAGCCTATTACGGCTTTATGTGGGGGCATCCGGGTAAAAAATTATTGTTTATGGGCAGTGAGTTTGCTCAGCGCGATGAGTGGGATCACGACCACAGTCTCGATTGGCATTTACTCGCCTTCGAGCCTCACCAAGGCGTGCAGCGCTGGCTTAGGGATCTTAACCAGCTTTATCGACAATTCCCCGCCTTATCCGTACTCGACTATGAGCCACAGGGATTTCGCTGGCTCGATTGCGATAATGGCCGCGACAGTATTTTTAGCTTTGTACGCTATGGCGAAGGGAATGATGTACCGCTGGTGTTTGTGGTGAATATGACGCCGACCGTGCATCAAGGTTTTCGCATTGGCTTACCCCAAGGCGGAGATTTCTGCGAATACCTCAATAGCGACAGCTATCTCTACGGCGGCAGTAATCAGGGGAATGGCGGCAAAATTATCGCCCAAGCTTTACCCTGGCAGGGCATGGCATCGAGCGCGTTGATCACTGTGCCGCCCCTTGGCTGCTTAATTCTCGGGCCTGCGACTGAAAATATCCTAAGAGAATCAGCCCTATGACGAGTGCTGCGCTTATCAATTCCGGCGGTTCACTGCCTTATTCCGTAAGCGCGGGTAAGGCTTTTCCGTTAGGGGCGACGGTCGATGATGGCGGGGTTAATTTCGCGCTATTTTCGGCCCATGCCACAGGGGTGGAATTGTGTCTCTTCGACGCACAAGGTAAGGTCGAAATTCAGCGCATTGCTTTGACGGAGCAAACCCAGCAAATCTGGCATCTGTATGTACATGGGCTCTGTGCAGGCCAGCTTTATGGCTATCGTGTCTATGGTCCCTACGAGCCCCAATTAGGCCACAGATTTAATCCGCACAAATTGCTATTAGACCCCTACGCCCGCCAGCTCGTGGGGCGTTATCATCACCATATTGCCAACTTTGGCTATGAGTTAGATAACCCTAACGAAGACTTATCTTTTAGTACCTTAGATAACGCCGCTTATATGCCAAAATGCAAGGTCGTCGATATTCGACCACTGCTTGCTGCGGCCGAATCGCAGGCTATTCGGCCACTTTCACCCCATCGAAATCCACTACCGATTGAGCAGTGCATTATTTATGAGATGCACTTAAAAGGCTTTACCGCGCTGCACCCTGAGATCGACGTGCCGCTACGTGGCACCTTTGCAGGATTGGCATCGAAGGCTGCGATAGATTACTTAGTCAAGCTTGGTGTGAATTGCGTTGAGCTGTTACCGATTCAGGCATTTTTCTCCGAACCCTTTTTACTTGAAAAACAGCTGTCTAACTATTGGGGCTACAACAGTATTGGCTTTTTCGCGCCAGAACCGAGTTATCTCTCGAGTGAGGATATTATTGAGTTTCGCACTATGGTGGATGCGCTACATGGCGCGGGCATTGAAGTGATTCTTGATGTGGTCTACAACCATAGCGCCGAAGGCAGCCGTCTCGGGCCAACTTTTAGCTTCCGTGGTATCGACAATCTGAGCTATTACCGTCTACATCCAAACGATAAACGCTTCTATATCAATGATACTGGTTGTGGCAATACCTTAAACCTCAATCATCCCCGCATGTTGCAGTTGGTGTTGGACTCACTGCGTTATTGGGTGAAGGTCATGGGCGTTGATGGTTTTCGTTTCGATTTAGCAGCCAGTCTTGGCCGTGAAGCCTATGGGTTTGATCCCGGCTCCGGCTTTTTTGATGCGCTGCTGCAAGACCCCGTGCTTTGCCGTGTGAAGTTGATTGCCGAACCTTGGGATATAGGTCCTGGCGGTTATCAGCTCGGCAATTTCCCGGTGGCCTTTAGCGAGTGGAACGACAGATACCGCGATACGATGCGCCGATTCTGGCGCGGCGATCACGGCATGTTACCGGAATTTGCGCGGCGCTTTCATGGCTCAGGGGATTTTTTTGAGCATAGTGGCCGCCCGCCCGCTGCCAGTATCAATTTCTTGACCAGTCACGATGGTTTTACCCTGAAAGATTTGGTGAGTTACTGCGAGCGGCACAATTGGGCCAACGGTGAAGAGAATCGCGATGGCCACCATGCGAACTTCAGCTACCACTACGGAGTGGAAGGGGCGTCCAACGACGTTTCAGTGTTAGTGCTACGCGCCCGCCAGCAACGCAATTTACTGACCACCTTATTTTTGTCCCAAGGCGTGCCAATGCTGCTCAGCGGTGATGAAACGGGCCGCACTCAAGGCGGAAATAATAACGCCTATTGCCAAGATAACCCGATGAATTGGTTTGATTGGTCATCTGAGGGAATGGATAAACATCTGCTGAGTTTTACCCAACAACTTATCGCCTTGCGTAAGCGCTTTCCGCTCTTATGTGCAAAACGTTTTATCCATGAACAGCTGGTGGCTCGTTCTCTCGAATCGCCCTCAGAGTCGCCTTTAGGTGCTGCAAAGTTCTTAACTCAGCCAAGCGCGAGGTTAGATTGGTTTAGTCGACAAGGTAAGCCAATGACAAAAAGCCTGTGGAGCGAGTCTATGTGCCGCAGTCTCTGCGTGGTGTTATCCGGTGATTTAACCGCAGGCATTGATGTGGCTGGTGACAACAGCTTTCAAGCCTTGCTGTTAATGGTGAATGCCGATGAGCATCCGTTGGCATTTACCCCGCCTGTTTTTGAGCATTTAGGTCCGTGGCAATGCTTGCTACATACCCAAACCGAACCGCAATACCTTACTCCCACTGAGCCGCTGGATGCTCAGTCCTCACCAACACGATACTTACTACAAGATCGCAGTCTTATGCTGTTTCATGCTGATTTTATAAGGAATTAATTATGAGTCACGACAGTGAGTTGAGCCCAAATACCAGCGGCGTTACCCCTAAAAAACGTGCAACGATAGCTGTTGAGAGTCTAAAAGCAGTTGCCCACGACCCCTGTGAACCCTGTGATGCTTTGCCAGCTTCTTTTACTCGCCATGTGCGTTACGGATTAAGTCGTGGAGAAGGCGCCAGAGGAGAGTTATTTCAGGCACTTGCCCTCAGCGTTAAAGAGCAAATGCTGGACGATTGGCGTGAGACACGCATAAAAGATAGCCATTATGACAACAAGCAAGTTGCTTATTTGTCACTCGAATTTTTAATGGGCAGGACACTAGGTAATGCCTTGTTAAGCTTAGATTTAGAGCAAGATAGCCGTGAAGCTTTAAGTCATTACTCGGTTTCTCTTGAGGAGCTTGAAGAGGCCGAACATGATGCGGGGTTAGGCAATGGTGGCTTAGGACGACTCGCGGCTTGCTTTCTCGACAGTTGCGCAAGCCTAGATTTATCCGTCACTGGCTATGGTATTCGTTACGAATACGGCATGTTTGCCCAGAAAATTGTTGATGGTTATCAGGTCGAGCGCCCAGATCGCTGGTTACGTGAGGGTAATCCTTGGGAGGTACGCGTTCCCCATCATAATGTGACAGTGCATTTTTTTGGCCACACCGAATCCTATGTAGATAAGCAAGGGCGCAGACACGTGATTTGGGTTGATACCCAAGATGTACTCGCCGTGGCCTACGATATGCCTGTGCCCGGTTATCGCAATGGTCGTATCAATACCCTAAGACTTTGGAAGGCTGAAGCCACCGATGACTTTGATTTAGCAGAGTTTAACCAAGGGGATTATACCGAGGCTGTGGCGCGTAAAAACCTCGCCGAACAGATCACTATGGTGCTGTATCCCAATGATGCCAGTGAGAACGGTAAGGAACTGCGCCTTCGTCAGCAGTATTTTTTGTCCTCCGCCAGTTTGCAGGCGATTTTGAAACGTTGGGTGCATCACCACGGCCATGACTTCACTCAGTTTGCAGCAAAAAATGTGATGCAGTTGAATGACACTCACCCGAGCATCGCCGTACCTGAGTTAATGCGTTTACTGGTGGATGAATACGCCCTCGAGTGGGATGCCGCTTGGGCGATAACCCGTCAAACTATGGCTTACACCAATCATACGCTGTTACCCGAAGCATTAGAGCGTTGGCCTGTGCGCATGATGGCGCTGATGTTGCCGCGGATTTTAGAAATCATCTATGAGATCAACGCAAGATATCTTGATTTAGTCGCCCACCACTGGCCAGGGGATGCTGACAAGCTTGCGAGCATGTCGATTATTCAAGAAGGCCCCGATCCACACGTTAGGATGGCTTACTTAGCCATAGTGGCAAGCTTTTCGGTGAACGGCGTTGCAGGACTGCATACTCAGTTATTAAAGTCGGGTCTGTTTAAGGATTTTTATAGCCTCTGGCCGCAGAAGTTTAACAATCGTACCAACGGAGTCACGCCAAGGCGTTGGTTAGCTCATTGCAATCCTGCGCTCGCCAAACTGTTAAGTAGCCATTTGGGTCAGAGTTGGGTAACGGATTTAAGCCAGCTTATGGCGCTCAATGCCCTAACCCAAGATGCCAGTTTTATTCAACAGTGGCGAGAGGTGAAGCAAGGCAACAAGGTATTGCTGGCAAATATGATCGCCAAGGAATGTGGCGTCGAGTTTGACCCTTCTATGCTGTTTGATGTGCAGGTGAAACGGATCCACGAGTACAAACGTCAGCTACTCAATATTCTGCATGTGATCCATCTTTATCATCAAATTCAACAGGGGCATACAGAGCATCTGGTGCCACGCTGCGTGCTGATCGGGGGCAAAGCCGCGCCCGGTTACTTTATGGCGAAGTTGATTATCAAACTCGCCAGTAATGTCGCCCATATGGTCAATTCTGATCCTGTGGTGGCGCCTTACCTCAGATTTGCCTTTTTGCCTAATTACAATGTCAGTGCCATGGAAAAAATCTGTCCGGGCACCGATGTCTCCGAACAAATCTCCACCGCGGGTA comes from Shewanella oneidensis MR-1 and encodes:
- the malQ gene encoding 4-alpha-glucanotransferase → MGLEKLLYLRGVGADFTDCFGQYIRIPEADRQGILTCMLQDTNEPHNEAELSAVNRLTQSAIAAQVYQLDAQHWTQVLPAFHWCYVDEPWVCLYLPQSYRGDLLLTFKCEQGEVIVFNVPFSGLKPIGDYRIEESELARHGDSPFADECQFIQYRLDLLAHEFDCCDVSEQDKLSDVSCLGLGYHKLSVSLGDTTSTLGDCTSGIHHAELTARKANEFYGHFMLAPRTAYQGVMNSVAQRKRHKPWGVSVQLYSVRSDNQWGIGDFGDLEQLITLVAEYGADFIQLNPLHALDIAVPEQPSPYSPCDRRRLNPLYIHLSSVPEFELLAEEFAANEWQEAIALLNTENWLDYPKVSELKYRAFARLYTVFCESHLQQRTLRAQRFHVFVKQEGESLREFAQAEYLRSPSAIAQDESFYLYLQFVAEEQLQLCQLKAKEAGMGIGLIRDLAVGAALQGVEVQANSQLFCLNASIGAPPDPFAPQGQNWGLTPLDPIKLKQDRYRHFIALIRANMTYCGALRIDHVMGLLRLWWWPLDKRLGQGAYVYYPVETLLAILCLESQRARCVVIGEDLGLVPPDIIHRLYHAGVYSNELFYFCKDHQGFKPPSQYKFQSLMMLANHDVPTLVAWWTGSDLHLRRQLDLLTTDEQLGEALAGREQEKHQLVHSLISQGLLPETDIQQIDLEDLLTAWMALGASGNSALYSVQWCDLLADRHAVNIPGTWLEYPNWQRRLPITLRDAATQSTVALRLQRIAAARHLPEIAAQTDNTFD
- a CDS encoding glycogen/starch/alpha-glucan phosphorylase, yielding MSHDSELSPNTSGVTPKKRATIAVESLKAVAHDPCEPCDALPASFTRHVRYGLSRGEGARGELFQALALSVKEQMLDDWRETRIKDSHYDNKQVAYLSLEFLMGRTLGNALLSLDLEQDSREALSHYSVSLEELEEAEHDAGLGNGGLGRLAACFLDSCASLDLSVTGYGIRYEYGMFAQKIVDGYQVERPDRWLREGNPWEVRVPHHNVTVHFFGHTESYVDKQGRRHVIWVDTQDVLAVAYDMPVPGYRNGRINTLRLWKAEATDDFDLAEFNQGDYTEAVARKNLAEQITMVLYPNDASENGKELRLRQQYFLSSASLQAILKRWVHHHGHDFTQFAAKNVMQLNDTHPSIAVPELMRLLVDEYALEWDAAWAITRQTMAYTNHTLLPEALERWPVRMMALMLPRILEIIYEINARYLDLVAHHWPGDADKLASMSIIQEGPDPHVRMAYLAIVASFSVNGVAGLHTQLLKSGLFKDFYSLWPQKFNNRTNGVTPRRWLAHCNPALAKLLSSHLGQSWVTDLSQLMALNALTQDASFIQQWREVKQGNKVLLANMIAKECGVEFDPSMLFDVQVKRIHEYKRQLLNILHVIHLYHQIQQGHTEHLVPRCVLIGGKAAPGYFMAKLIIKLASNVAHMVNSDPVVAPYLRFAFLPNYNVSAMEKICPGTDVSEQISTAGKEASGTGNMKFMMNGALTIGTLDGANIEMLEEVGEESFFLFGLNAEQVAAMRSNYQPKRIIAQSHALSEVMALLKSGHFNLLEPGIFDPIITSIESSDDQWMTAADFDSYRLAQEAVANTYKDQQKWTQMSIRNTAASGRFSSDVTIAGYRDEIWKL
- the glgX gene encoding glycogen debranching protein GlgX translates to MTSAALINSGGSLPYSVSAGKAFPLGATVDDGGVNFALFSAHATGVELCLFDAQGKVEIQRIALTEQTQQIWHLYVHGLCAGQLYGYRVYGPYEPQLGHRFNPHKLLLDPYARQLVGRYHHHIANFGYELDNPNEDLSFSTLDNAAYMPKCKVVDIRPLLAAAESQAIRPLSPHRNPLPIEQCIIYEMHLKGFTALHPEIDVPLRGTFAGLASKAAIDYLVKLGVNCVELLPIQAFFSEPFLLEKQLSNYWGYNSIGFFAPEPSYLSSEDIIEFRTMVDALHGAGIEVILDVVYNHSAEGSRLGPTFSFRGIDNLSYYRLHPNDKRFYINDTGCGNTLNLNHPRMLQLVLDSLRYWVKVMGVDGFRFDLAASLGREAYGFDPGSGFFDALLQDPVLCRVKLIAEPWDIGPGGYQLGNFPVAFSEWNDRYRDTMRRFWRGDHGMLPEFARRFHGSGDFFEHSGRPPAASINFLTSHDGFTLKDLVSYCERHNWANGEENRDGHHANFSYHYGVEGASNDVSVLVLRARQQRNLLTTLFLSQGVPMLLSGDETGRTQGGNNNAYCQDNPMNWFDWSSEGMDKHLLSFTQQLIALRKRFPLLCAKRFIHEQLVARSLESPSESPLGAAKFLTQPSARLDWFSRQGKPMTKSLWSESMCRSLCVVLSGDLTAGIDVAGDNSFQALLLMVNADEHPLAFTPPVFEHLGPWQCLLHTQTEPQYLTPTEPLDAQSSPTRYLLQDRSLMLFHADFIRN
- the glgB gene encoding 1,4-alpha-glucan branching protein GlgB translates to MMTQAQTYFYDGSDVALLNGQYTDVFSLLGMHSINEGKALVVRCFLRNAQKVDVISLKDGRKVASLERVNEAGLFAGTLGRRIKPFLYALRVTYPLCELDIIDPYQFGSLLNREDLYLFGEGSSEQAYRFLGANWRQVDNVEGVHFCVWAPNAKRVSVVGDFNHWDDTRHVMRQHVANGLWEIFLPGVVEGSHYKFDLVYQNGERHAKSDPMATQMECAPHNASIVPKKQQHQWADTQWMDKRAATAWHRAPMSIYEVQLGSWRRKGEFGEQYFDYQDLIEQLIPYVKEQGFTHIELMPVSEYPFDGSWGYQPVGLYAPTYRFGDANGFKAFIDACHQAEIGVLLDWVAAHFPKDPHGLVRFDGTCLYEHEDPRKGTHPDWDTLIYNYGRGEVRSFLLSNACYWLREFHLDGLRLDAVSSMLYLDYSREPGQWLPNAYGGRENLEAIDFLQMLNQRLYQAIPGICMIAEESTAFAGVTKPTDSSGLGFGFKWNMGWMNDSLSYLGRDPIYRQYHHNQLTFSLMYAYSEQFMLSISHDEVVHGKGSLLHKIPGDDWQKFATLRAYYGFMWGHPGKKLLFMGSEFAQRDEWDHDHSLDWHLLAFEPHQGVQRWLRDLNQLYRQFPALSVLDYEPQGFRWLDCDNGRDSIFSFVRYGEGNDVPLVFVVNMTPTVHQGFRIGLPQGGDFCEYLNSDSYLYGGSNQGNGGKIIAQALPWQGMASSALITVPPLGCLILGPATENILRESAL